A DNA window from Amycolatopsis sp. DSM 110486 contains the following coding sequences:
- a CDS encoding MmgE/PrpD family protein, whose amino-acid sequence MKTEQATEATAALGGWVSEVDVTAVPAAVLDRLALVLLDVIGVTAVGATLPEQRALAAAWRAPDGPAPLIGAGRRVSTDAAAWLNAMALVSLELDEGNKYAKGHPAAHGFPAVLALAAELDSTGADTAAALLTAYEVASRFGRATSLRPGAHPHGSWGVPGAAAGCARLLGLAPGAAAAAIDTAAGMAIAGHFDSATQGNPVRNAWLGASAMSGLAAVRMAAAGMARTTGTAALSLGTVLGSFDAAELTTELGSRWDITRGYFKRHASCSFTHPAADAVLELRSDARFRSEGITKIVVESHVLGAGLSGVDWSNRLSAMFSTPFVVATAALTGEVGPGSAVDDAGVRALARRVRLVEAPDLTARLPDERATRVQVCFDDGATLTSEVPNPVGDADHHPLTEPDVLGLLKTWLPRQPELVDRAAALGHDLPGLPRVGAALRELAGTDEKELN is encoded by the coding sequence GTGAAAACGGAACAGGCCACCGAGGCGACCGCGGCTCTCGGCGGGTGGGTGTCCGAAGTGGACGTCACGGCCGTGCCGGCCGCCGTGCTGGACCGGCTCGCCCTGGTGCTGCTCGACGTCATCGGCGTGACGGCGGTCGGGGCAACGCTGCCCGAACAGCGAGCCCTGGCTGCCGCATGGCGGGCACCGGACGGTCCTGCGCCGTTGATCGGGGCCGGGCGGCGGGTGTCCACGGACGCCGCCGCCTGGCTCAACGCGATGGCGCTCGTGTCGCTCGAGCTCGACGAAGGCAACAAGTACGCCAAGGGTCACCCTGCGGCCCACGGCTTCCCCGCGGTGCTCGCGCTCGCGGCCGAGCTGGACAGCACCGGCGCCGACACGGCGGCGGCGCTGCTGACCGCGTACGAGGTGGCGTCGCGCTTCGGCCGGGCCACCTCGTTGCGCCCGGGCGCGCACCCGCACGGCAGCTGGGGCGTGCCCGGCGCCGCGGCCGGCTGCGCGCGCCTGCTGGGCCTCGCGCCCGGCGCGGCCGCGGCGGCGATCGACACCGCGGCCGGGATGGCCATCGCCGGGCACTTCGACTCGGCGACACAGGGCAACCCGGTGCGTAACGCGTGGCTGGGCGCCTCGGCGATGTCCGGGCTCGCCGCCGTGCGGATGGCGGCGGCGGGCATGGCGCGCACGACGGGCACGGCCGCGCTCTCGCTGGGGACGGTGCTGGGGTCGTTCGACGCGGCCGAGCTCACCACCGAACTCGGCTCGCGGTGGGACATCACGCGCGGCTACTTCAAGCGGCACGCGTCCTGTTCCTTCACGCATCCGGCGGCCGACGCCGTGCTGGAGCTGCGTTCTGATGCGCGGTTCCGGTCGGAAGGCATCACGAAGATCGTGGTGGAGAGCCACGTGCTGGGCGCCGGACTGTCCGGAGTGGACTGGTCGAACCGGCTCTCGGCGATGTTCTCCACGCCGTTCGTGGTGGCCACGGCCGCGCTCACCGGCGAGGTCGGGCCGGGTTCGGCCGTCGACGACGCCGGTGTGCGTGCGCTGGCGCGGCGCGTGCGGCTCGTCGAGGCGCCCGACCTCACCGCGCGCCTGCCCGACGAGCGCGCGACCCGCGTGCAGGTGTGCTTCGACGACGGCGCCACGCTCACAAGCGAGGTGCCCAACCCGGTCGGTGACGCCGACCACCACCCGCTGACCGAGCCGGACGTGCTCGGCCTGCTGAAGACGTGGCTGCCACGGCAGCCCGAACTCGTGGACCGGGCCGCCGCCCTGGGCCACGACCTGCCCGGCCTGCCCCGCGTCGGCGCGGCGCTGCGCGAACTGGCCGGGACCGACGAGAAGGAGCTGAACTGA
- a CDS encoding ABC transporter ATP-binding protein: protein MLKLDKVCAGYGRMRILHDVDLELAEGEIVALVGANGAGKTTTLRSICGQLKPMSGTITLDGEPTAGRRPDQLVRERLVHVPEDRALFGTLTVEENLRMGAWTRTAAQATKSLKEVYDLFPVLAERRSTVAQTFSGGQQQLLAIARALMAGPRLLMLDEPSTGLSPKLTWTMLEAVQQIRDTGVAVLLVEQNAKQALAIADRAYVLESGSTVLAGTGAELADDSRVRKAYLGL, encoded by the coding sequence GTGCTGAAGCTTGACAAGGTCTGCGCCGGTTACGGGCGCATGCGGATCCTCCACGACGTGGACCTGGAGCTGGCCGAGGGCGAGATCGTGGCCCTCGTCGGGGCGAACGGTGCCGGCAAGACCACGACGCTGCGCAGCATCTGCGGCCAGCTGAAACCGATGTCGGGCACGATCACGCTCGACGGCGAGCCGACCGCGGGCCGGCGGCCCGACCAGCTCGTGCGCGAGCGTCTCGTGCACGTGCCCGAGGACCGCGCGCTGTTCGGCACGCTCACCGTGGAGGAGAACCTCCGCATGGGCGCGTGGACGCGCACGGCGGCACAGGCCACGAAGTCGCTGAAGGAGGTCTACGACCTGTTCCCGGTGCTCGCCGAGCGCCGTTCGACGGTCGCGCAGACGTTCAGCGGCGGGCAGCAGCAGCTGCTCGCGATCGCGCGGGCGCTGATGGCCGGGCCGCGGCTGCTGATGCTCGACGAGCCCTCGACCGGCCTGTCGCCGAAGCTCACGTGGACGATGCTGGAAGCCGTGCAGCAGATCCGCGACACCGGCGTGGCGGTGCTGCTGGTGGAGCAGAACGCCAAGCAGGCGCTGGCCATCGCCGACCGGGCGTACGTTCTGGAGAGCGGGTCGACCGTGCTGGCGGGCACGGGCGCCGAGCTCGCGGACGACAGCCGGGTCAGGAAGGCGTACTTGGGACTGTGA
- a CDS encoding ABC transporter ATP-binding protein: MNLVQVKGVGKSFRGLHALSDVDFEVAEGEILGIIGPNGAGKTTLFNVVSGALTPDAGRVHLAGADVTGRSPDRIARAGMVRTFQLMRPFSSMTVLENVSLAAQHHRFAAKDLRKHSLDVVERVGLGPWAHRAAPDLPTAGLKRLELARTLAMRPKVLLLDEVLAGLVPAEREPVLDLLATLREQEGVTLVFIEHIMAAVMRLADRVLVLDQGRLLAVGSPEEVTSDPRVIDAYLGEEPTRAEA; encoded by the coding sequence ATGAACTTGGTTCAGGTCAAGGGCGTCGGCAAGTCCTTCCGCGGGCTGCACGCGCTGTCCGATGTGGACTTCGAGGTGGCCGAGGGCGAGATCCTCGGCATCATCGGGCCCAACGGCGCGGGCAAGACCACGCTGTTCAACGTGGTGTCGGGCGCGCTGACGCCCGACGCCGGCCGCGTGCACCTCGCGGGCGCCGACGTGACGGGCCGCTCGCCGGACCGGATCGCGCGGGCCGGCATGGTGCGCACGTTCCAGCTGATGCGGCCGTTCTCCAGCATGACCGTGCTGGAGAACGTGAGCCTGGCGGCGCAGCACCACCGCTTCGCGGCGAAAGACCTGCGGAAACACTCGCTCGACGTCGTCGAACGCGTGGGGCTCGGGCCGTGGGCGCACCGCGCGGCACCGGACCTGCCGACGGCGGGGCTCAAGCGCCTGGAGCTGGCCCGCACGCTCGCGATGCGGCCCAAGGTGCTGCTGCTCGACGAGGTGCTCGCCGGGCTCGTGCCCGCCGAGCGCGAACCCGTGCTCGACCTGCTCGCCACGCTGCGCGAGCAGGAAGGCGTGACGCTGGTGTTCATCGAGCACATCATGGCCGCCGTGATGCGGCTGGCCGACCGCGTGCTCGTGCTCGACCAGGGCCGCTTGCTCGCCGTCGGGTCGCCCGAAGAGGTCACCAGCGACCCCCGGGTGATCGACGCCTACCTCGGGGAGGAGCCGACCCGTGCTGAAGCTTGA
- a CDS encoding branched-chain amino acid ABC transporter permease, with amino-acid sequence MSELSPGATLAPEFSPPDDTKAKQRKAFLGRAGVVAVVLVVAIVVALLQSGSGLVVWQSVVTGILTGGLYGLIAMGLTLIFGVLDIVNFAHGALLAVAMFISFGMVAGTGMHPYLTLIVAVPALFLIGAAVHRGLLSGSAGKTLENQLLITLGLSLLLENLLLMFFGAEPRSIALPGDFQFSLLGAIVAGSRLYAFLGAILLGAVLFWLLRRTRLGTAIRAVAAHGPGAELVGINVKRIHTVTFAIGTACAGAAAALAGPLVTVTPTLGEQFNITAFVVVVLGGMGNVVGALVGGLLIGLVEQLTTIYLGGQSSLLGVFVVFVLVLFLRPQGLFGRRA; translated from the coding sequence ATGAGCGAACTCTCCCCCGGGGCGACACTCGCCCCCGAATTCTCCCCTCCGGACGACACCAAAGCCAAGCAGCGCAAGGCTTTCCTCGGGCGTGCCGGCGTGGTCGCCGTCGTGCTCGTGGTCGCGATCGTCGTCGCGCTCCTGCAGTCGGGCAGCGGCCTGGTGGTGTGGCAGTCGGTGGTCACCGGCATCCTCACCGGCGGGCTCTACGGCCTGATCGCGATGGGGCTGACGCTGATCTTCGGCGTGCTCGACATCGTCAACTTCGCCCACGGCGCACTGCTGGCCGTCGCGATGTTCATCTCCTTCGGCATGGTGGCCGGCACCGGCATGCACCCCTACCTCACGCTCATCGTCGCGGTCCCGGCGTTGTTCCTCATCGGCGCCGCCGTGCACCGCGGGCTGCTGTCGGGTTCCGCGGGCAAGACGCTGGAGAACCAGCTGCTCATCACGCTCGGGCTCTCGCTGCTGCTGGAGAACCTGCTGCTGATGTTCTTCGGCGCCGAGCCCAGGAGCATCGCATTGCCTGGCGACTTCCAGTTCTCCTTGCTGGGCGCGATCGTCGCGGGTTCGCGGCTGTACGCGTTCCTCGGCGCGATCCTGCTCGGGGCGGTGCTGTTCTGGCTGCTGCGCCGCACCCGGCTCGGCACGGCGATCCGCGCGGTCGCCGCCCACGGCCCGGGCGCGGAGCTCGTCGGCATCAACGTGAAGCGGATCCACACCGTCACCTTCGCGATCGGCACGGCCTGCGCCGGTGCCGCCGCGGCACTGGCGGGACCGCTCGTCACGGTGACGCCCACGCTCGGCGAGCAGTTCAACATCACCGCGTTCGTGGTGGTGGTGCTCGGCGGAATGGGCAACGTCGTCGGCGCGCTCGTCGGCGGCCTGCTGATCGGGCTGGTCGAGCAGCTCACCACGATCTACCTCGGCGGCCAGAGCTCCCTGCTCGGCGTGTTCGTGGTGTTCGTGCTGGTGCTGTTCCTCCGTCCGCAGGGCCTGTTCGGGAGGCGAGCATGA
- a CDS encoding MmgE/PrpD family protein, translating into MARHGITGPPTVLEGRFGFLQAFCGDQAHVDEIVTGLGTDWELPGIFFKPYPCNHFTHAGIDAARRLRTRGVDPASITSLELGAPTAVLRTIGEPREDKIHPKSGYHAAFSGPYTVAAAFLGGGGLGVFHEDFTDSAAADPARLALAAKVTCVPDSRCDEIFPHQFPAVLRARLTDGTEVEERVDVNRGGPDNPLSAEELATKFRLNATRVVSAETADRITELTYGLAGLGDLSELTGLLH; encoded by the coding sequence ATGGCACGCCACGGCATCACCGGCCCGCCGACCGTGCTGGAGGGCCGGTTCGGCTTCCTGCAGGCGTTCTGTGGAGACCAGGCCCACGTCGACGAGATCGTGACCGGGCTCGGCACCGACTGGGAGCTGCCCGGGATCTTCTTCAAACCGTATCCCTGCAACCACTTCACGCACGCGGGCATCGACGCCGCACGCCGGCTGCGGACCCGGGGCGTGGATCCGGCTTCGATAACCAGTCTGGAGCTCGGCGCTCCGACCGCCGTGCTGCGCACCATCGGCGAGCCGCGCGAGGACAAGATCCACCCGAAGTCGGGTTACCACGCGGCGTTCTCCGGCCCGTACACGGTCGCGGCGGCGTTCCTCGGCGGCGGCGGGCTGGGCGTGTTCCACGAGGACTTCACCGACTCCGCGGCGGCTGATCCCGCGCGGCTCGCGTTGGCGGCGAAGGTGACGTGCGTGCCGGACTCGCGGTGCGACGAGATCTTCCCGCACCAGTTCCCCGCCGTCCTGCGTGCGCGGCTGACCGACGGGACCGAAGTGGAGGAACGCGTGGACGTGAACCGCGGCGGGCCGGACAATCCGCTGTCGGCCGAGGAGCTGGCCACGAAGTTCCGTCTCAACGCCACGCGGGTGGTCTCCGCTGAGACAGCCGATCGGATCACGGAGCTGACCTACGGGCTGGCGGGCCTGGGCGACCTCTCCGAGCTGACCGGGCTGCTGCACTGA
- a CDS encoding FAD-binding protein has product MSDGPDLVVAGAGGGLAGALRAAELGLSVLVVEASEHFRRGNNTSMSTAMFPGAGSRWQASAGVADSPEQFVADIMAKTKGQADPRLARTLASVSAPLVEWLADSAGLPLSLVTDFNYPGHAVTRCHSIPGRHGSGVIDHLARRVTEHENIELLVPGKLIDVLSDSGGVRAVVVRYPDGTEEEIPTRAVLLATNGFGADKDLVARHLPEIAGALYQGSDQSLGDALRIGEKLGAATGFLDAYQGHGAVAANAGTLVGWATVIHGAFLVDLGGRRFGDETRGYSEYAAELAAREGSTGWIVLDETIFEQCQPFQDFKDTVASGALVWADDAAGLAAVTGLPAEALADELSRVAAIARGERPDEFGRTNWERPLSGRYAAVRVVPALFHTQGGLMVDENAAVVDASGQRIPGLYAAGGAAASISGHGAAGYLPGNGLLPAFGLAYLAASDVARRHH; this is encoded by the coding sequence GTGAGCGACGGACCGGACCTCGTCGTCGCCGGCGCCGGTGGCGGGCTCGCGGGCGCGCTGCGGGCGGCCGAGCTGGGACTGAGCGTGCTCGTCGTCGAGGCGAGCGAGCACTTCCGGCGGGGCAACAACACCTCGATGTCCACGGCGATGTTCCCCGGCGCGGGTTCGCGTTGGCAGGCTTCGGCGGGGGTTGCGGACTCGCCGGAGCAGTTCGTCGCCGACATCATGGCGAAGACGAAGGGGCAGGCCGACCCGCGACTGGCGCGGACACTCGCTTCGGTGAGCGCACCGCTCGTCGAGTGGCTCGCCGATTCGGCGGGGTTGCCGCTTTCTTTGGTGACGGACTTCAACTACCCCGGCCACGCTGTCACGCGCTGCCACTCGATCCCCGGCCGCCACGGTTCGGGCGTGATCGACCACCTGGCCCGGCGCGTCACCGAGCACGAGAACATCGAGCTGCTGGTGCCGGGCAAGCTGATCGACGTGCTGTCCGATTCCGGCGGTGTGCGCGCGGTCGTGGTGCGTTACCCGGACGGGACCGAGGAAGAGATCCCGACGCGCGCGGTGCTGCTGGCCACCAACGGCTTCGGCGCCGACAAGGACCTCGTGGCCCGGCACCTGCCGGAGATCGCGGGCGCGCTGTACCAGGGCAGTGACCAGTCGCTGGGCGACGCGTTGCGCATCGGCGAGAAGCTGGGCGCCGCAACCGGGTTCCTCGACGCGTACCAGGGCCACGGCGCGGTCGCGGCCAACGCCGGCACGCTCGTGGGCTGGGCGACGGTCATCCACGGCGCATTCCTCGTCGACCTCGGCGGCCGCCGCTTCGGCGACGAGACGCGCGGCTATTCGGAGTACGCCGCGGAGCTCGCCGCGCGTGAAGGTTCGACCGGCTGGATCGTGCTGGACGAGACGATTTTCGAGCAGTGCCAGCCGTTCCAGGACTTCAAGGACACCGTCGCCTCGGGTGCGCTGGTGTGGGCCGACGACGCTGCCGGCCTGGCTGCCGTGACGGGGCTTCCGGCGGAGGCGCTGGCCGACGAGCTGTCTCGTGTCGCCGCGATCGCCCGGGGCGAGCGGCCCGACGAGTTCGGCCGCACCAACTGGGAACGCCCGCTTTCCGGCCGCTACGCCGCGGTCCGCGTGGTGCCCGCGTTGTTCCACACCCAGGGCGGCCTGATGGTCGACGAGAACGCGGCCGTTGTGGACGCTTCCGGGCAACGCATCCCTGGCCTCTACGCCGCCGGCGGCGCGGCCGCGAGCATCTCCGGCCACGGCGCCGCGGGTTACCTGCCGGGCAACGGGCTGCTGCCCGCGTTCGGCCTCGCCTACCTGGCCGCGAGCGACGTCGCCCGCCGTCACCACTGA
- a CDS encoding DUF885 domain-containing protein: MTPIFQLSDEHVTAEAALDPVAATMRGITTPDPATLTDFSPDGFDARADQARRTLETLATLTPESGEDRIGGAHLKERLEAQLAWHDLGEPLRTVKAQFGVLTSLRDTVDMLPRTGDDDWHVIGVRLAGVETMLAAWQTSLRAGLDRGLVAARRQALETASQADRFAGVHEALVEAYGDGPLALDLRSAADAAHRGYAELARFLREDYAPRATSVEGVGAERYAAGARLSLGADIDLAEAYEWGWAELERIEQELAAEAAQVRPGASVAEAMALLDEKYFVDGEPAYVDWLRAAHDGAMADAAAHFDIPEPLRAIDVTLAHGSASGAPYYTGPSEDGVRPGRTWWPLGGRSRFAVWSELTTVFHEGVPGHHLQIGTAKLAADRVSRFARVHSVSGHAEGWALYAERLADELGWYTQPGTRLGMLAGSAMRAARVVIDIGAHLDLPLPDGSRWDFDTACRVLHERGLAAEHRVHPEVVRYLGWPGQAIAYKLGERSWLAARSEAASRPDFSLRQWHHDALAVGPVGLAALQDALR, from the coding sequence GTGACGCCGATCTTCCAGCTCTCCGACGAGCACGTGACCGCAGAAGCCGCCCTGGACCCCGTGGCCGCGACGATGCGCGGGATCACCACGCCCGACCCCGCCACGCTCACCGACTTCTCGCCCGACGGTTTCGACGCTCGCGCCGACCAAGCCCGCCGGACGCTCGAGACTCTGGCCACGCTCACGCCCGAGTCGGGCGAGGACCGCATCGGGGGCGCGCACCTGAAGGAACGGCTCGAGGCTCAGCTCGCGTGGCACGACCTCGGCGAGCCGCTGCGCACGGTGAAGGCGCAGTTCGGGGTACTGACTTCCTTGCGCGACACCGTGGACATGCTCCCGCGTACCGGCGACGACGACTGGCACGTGATCGGCGTGCGCCTCGCCGGCGTCGAGACGATGCTGGCGGCCTGGCAGACGTCGCTGCGCGCGGGCCTCGACCGCGGCCTCGTCGCCGCGCGCCGGCAGGCCCTGGAGACGGCGTCGCAGGCCGACCGGTTCGCCGGCGTGCACGAAGCGCTGGTGGAGGCGTACGGCGACGGCCCGCTCGCCCTCGACCTGCGCTCCGCCGCCGACGCCGCCCACCGCGGCTACGCCGAGCTCGCGCGCTTCCTGCGCGAGGACTACGCACCGCGCGCGACCTCTGTCGAAGGCGTCGGCGCCGAACGCTACGCGGCCGGCGCGCGCCTGAGCCTGGGCGCGGACATCGACCTGGCCGAGGCGTACGAGTGGGGCTGGGCCGAGCTGGAGCGCATCGAGCAGGAGCTGGCAGCGGAGGCGGCCCAGGTGCGTCCGGGTGCTTCGGTCGCGGAGGCCATGGCATTGCTCGACGAGAAGTACTTTGTGGACGGTGAACCGGCCTATGTGGACTGGCTGCGCGCCGCCCACGACGGCGCGATGGCCGATGCCGCCGCCCACTTCGACATCCCGGAACCGCTGCGCGCGATCGACGTGACCCTCGCTCACGGTTCGGCCTCGGGCGCGCCGTACTACACGGGCCCCAGCGAGGACGGCGTCCGCCCGGGCCGCACGTGGTGGCCGCTCGGCGGACGTTCGCGCTTCGCCGTGTGGTCGGAGCTGACCACGGTGTTCCACGAGGGCGTGCCGGGCCACCACCTGCAGATCGGCACCGCGAAGCTCGCCGCCGACCGCGTCAGCCGCTTCGCGCGCGTGCACTCCGTCAGCGGTCACGCCGAGGGCTGGGCGCTCTACGCCGAGCGCCTCGCCGACGAACTCGGCTGGTACACCCAGCCCGGCACCCGCCTCGGCATGCTCGCGGGCTCCGCCATGCGCGCCGCCCGCGTCGTCATCGACATCGGCGCGCACCTGGACCTGCCCCTGCCCGACGGGTCGCGCTGGGACTTCGACACGGCCTGCCGCGTGCTCCACGAACGCGGGCTGGCGGCCGAGCACCGCGTCCACCCCGAGGTGGTGCGCTACCTCGGCTGGCCGGGCCAGGCGATCGCGTACAAGCTGGGGGAACGCTCTTGGCTCGCGGCGCGCTCGGAAGCGGCTTCCCGCCCGGACTTCTCGCTGCGGCAATGGCACCACGACGCGCTCGCGGTGGGACCGGTGGGCTTGGCGGCTCTGCAGGACGCGCTGCGCTGA
- a CDS encoding aspartate/glutamate racemase family protein — translation MRALAVTPIHLPPDEVARRQARYDRLAPPGVEIELRNVGPTAPATLDTAGSMRDSEREVAALLKAAADGFDLAFPDCVLDPSVPDAVSDPALPVHGILKLSATHLAGKGVRFGAVVRNEAIKDEFASRIAAYGLDEYLAGIRVLDLPFSAIAETEVWNAALGSAVRELAELGATAVINGCSAVDVEPADLPARIVDPTELAMRLLAVEGVR, via the coding sequence ATGCGTGCCCTCGCGGTGACGCCCATCCACCTGCCGCCCGACGAGGTCGCCCGGCGCCAGGCCCGCTACGACCGCCTCGCGCCGCCGGGCGTGGAGATCGAGCTGCGCAACGTGGGCCCGACCGCACCGGCCACTTTGGACACCGCCGGGTCGATGCGCGACTCGGAGCGGGAAGTCGCCGCGCTGCTCAAGGCCGCCGCCGACGGCTTCGACCTCGCGTTCCCGGACTGCGTGCTCGACCCGTCGGTGCCCGACGCCGTCTCCGACCCGGCACTGCCGGTGCACGGCATCCTCAAGCTGTCGGCGACCCACCTGGCGGGCAAGGGCGTGCGGTTCGGCGCCGTGGTGCGCAACGAGGCGATCAAGGACGAGTTCGCCAGCCGGATCGCCGCGTACGGGCTCGACGAGTACCTCGCCGGCATCCGCGTGCTCGACCTGCCGTTCTCCGCGATCGCCGAGACCGAGGTGTGGAACGCGGCGCTGGGCTCGGCAGTGCGCGAGCTGGCCGAGCTGGGCGCGACGGCGGTGATCAACGGCTGCTCGGCGGTCGACGTCGAGCCGGCCGACCTGCCGGCGCGGATCGTCGACCCGACGGAGCTGGCCATGCGGCTGCTGGCCGTCGAGGGGGTGCGGTGA
- a CDS encoding branched-chain amino acid ABC transporter permease: MSTITIAAPASKEKVKAPPLRPQNRQYAILALLVLIAIPLPLILPAAQGAVAVRILIFLLMAVGWNIMSGFGGMFSFGHAAYFGLGAYTSAYLLVKQNVSPWIGMLAGMAVAAAVAVLIGYFSFRYKLQGAYFALATFAFAEMLRLIVTSSAFANKSVGFSVPLIQGSSLWKIQFPADSPAYFWVALVLAGAAVAVSIGFLHSRAGRYVTAIRDDELAASSLGAPVMRHKLMTVALSAAITAVAGAFYTQYYLFVNPDLGFGSAISIQAIVPVVIGGIGTIWGPVVGAIIVGSLTDVTATLLRTPPGFLGFLQGRSGLDVVLYAVLLILIVRLLPKGIVGTLVTRWRR, from the coding sequence ATGAGCACCATCACCATCGCGGCGCCGGCATCGAAAGAGAAGGTCAAGGCACCGCCGCTGCGTCCGCAGAACCGGCAGTACGCGATCCTCGCGCTGCTCGTGCTCATCGCGATCCCGCTGCCGCTGATCCTGCCGGCAGCTCAGGGCGCGGTCGCCGTGCGCATCCTGATCTTCCTGCTCATGGCCGTGGGCTGGAACATCATGAGCGGCTTCGGCGGGATGTTCAGCTTCGGCCACGCCGCGTACTTCGGGCTCGGGGCCTACACCAGCGCGTACCTGCTGGTGAAGCAGAACGTGTCGCCTTGGATCGGGATGCTGGCCGGGATGGCGGTGGCCGCCGCGGTCGCCGTGCTCATCGGGTACTTCTCGTTCCGCTACAAGCTGCAGGGCGCGTACTTCGCGCTGGCGACCTTCGCGTTCGCGGAGATGCTGCGGCTCATCGTGACCAGCAGCGCGTTCGCCAACAAGTCGGTGGGCTTCAGCGTGCCGCTGATCCAGGGCTCGTCGCTGTGGAAGATCCAGTTCCCGGCCGACTCACCCGCGTACTTCTGGGTGGCGCTCGTGCTGGCCGGGGCCGCGGTCGCTGTCAGCATCGGGTTCCTGCACTCGCGCGCAGGCCGGTACGTCACCGCGATCCGTGACGACGAGCTGGCGGCGTCGTCGCTCGGGGCGCCCGTGATGCGGCACAAGCTGATGACGGTGGCGCTCTCGGCGGCGATCACGGCCGTGGCCGGTGCCTTCTACACGCAGTACTACCTGTTCGTGAACCCCGATCTCGGGTTCGGTTCCGCGATCTCGATCCAGGCGATCGTGCCCGTGGTGATCGGCGGCATCGGCACGATCTGGGGCCCGGTGGTGGGCGCGATCATCGTCGGCTCGCTCACCGACGTCACGGCGACGTTGCTGCGCACCCCACCCGGGTTCCTCGGGTTCCTGCAGGGCCGCAGCGGGCTCGACGTGGTGCTCTACGCCGTGCTGCTGATCCTCATCGTGCGGTTGCTGCCGAAGGGCATCGTCGGAACTCTGGTAACGAGGTGGCGGCGATGA
- a CDS encoding GlxA family transcriptional regulator codes for MHSVVILALDKVVPFDLATPIEVFTRTRLPDGRAAYQVRVCGPAEEIDAGAFTIRPRHGLEALAEADTIIVPGRDELEEVPADVVDALRAAAAKGTRIASICSGAFILAATGLLDGQRATTHWVAAPQLAARYPAIEVDAGVLYVDNGTILTSAGAAAGLDLCLHLIRRDHGSAVAADAARLSVMPLEREGGQAQFIVHDQPPTPRGSVLEPVLRWLDENCAKDLTLDDIAAHAGMSSRTLNRRFREQTGTSPLQWLLRARIRQAQHLLEATDHGVDRIAGQVGFGSPTSFRDRFKRIVGTSPQAYRGSFQRR; via the coding sequence ATGCACTCCGTGGTGATCCTCGCCTTGGACAAGGTCGTGCCGTTCGACCTGGCCACGCCCATCGAGGTGTTCACCCGCACGCGCCTGCCCGACGGCCGGGCCGCCTACCAGGTGCGCGTCTGCGGTCCGGCCGAGGAGATCGACGCCGGCGCCTTCACGATCCGGCCGCGGCACGGCCTCGAAGCGCTCGCCGAAGCGGACACGATCATCGTCCCCGGCCGCGACGAGCTCGAAGAGGTGCCTGCCGACGTCGTAGATGCCCTGCGTGCAGCCGCGGCGAAAGGCACGCGCATCGCGTCCATCTGCTCCGGCGCGTTCATCCTCGCCGCCACCGGCCTGCTCGACGGGCAGCGCGCCACCACACACTGGGTCGCCGCGCCGCAGCTCGCCGCCCGCTACCCGGCGATCGAGGTCGACGCGGGAGTGCTCTACGTCGACAACGGCACCATCCTCACCTCGGCCGGCGCCGCCGCGGGCCTCGACCTCTGCCTGCACCTCATCCGCCGCGACCACGGCTCCGCGGTCGCCGCCGACGCCGCCCGCCTGTCCGTGATGCCGCTCGAACGCGAGGGCGGCCAGGCGCAGTTCATCGTCCACGACCAGCCGCCGACCCCGCGTGGCTCGGTGCTCGAACCGGTGCTGCGCTGGCTCGACGAGAACTGCGCGAAAGACCTCACCCTCGACGACATCGCCGCCCACGCCGGCATGAGCAGCCGCACGCTCAACCGCCGCTTCCGCGAACAGACCGGCACCAGCCCGCTGCAGTGGCTGCTGCGCGCCCGCATCCGCCAGGCGCAGCACCTGCTGGAAGCCACCGACCACGGCGTCGACCGCATCGCGGGTCAGGTCGGCTTCGGCTCGCCGACGTCGTTCCGCGACCGCTTCAAACGCATCGTGGGCACCAGCCCGCAGGCCTACCGCGGCAGTTTCCAGCGGCGCTGA